In Festucalex cinctus isolate MCC-2025b chromosome 5, RoL_Fcin_1.0, whole genome shotgun sequence, a single genomic region encodes these proteins:
- the uqcc3 gene encoding ubiquinol-cytochrome-c reductase complex assembly factor 3: MSAIRTILNMTALTGLGYGLWALIPPGEEKRREIIKNLPESNPIRMEETRKRNALVMQKLKEAAETSENIARGLGGSAK; encoded by the exons ATGAGTGCCATACGAACTATCCTGAACATGACCGCTCTGACGGGACTCGGCTATGGGTTGTGGGCGCTCATTCCTCCCGGAGAAGAGAAACGGAGAGAAATAATCAAG AATCTGCCTGAGTCAAACCCGATTAGAATGGAGGAGACAAGAAAACGAAATGCTCTCGTAATGCAGAAACTCAAGGAGGCTGCGGAAACCAGTGAAAATATTGCAAGAGGATTGGGAGGATCTGCAAAATAG